The Catharus ustulatus isolate bCatUst1 chromosome 15, bCatUst1.pri.v2, whole genome shotgun sequence genome has a window encoding:
- the CCNI2 gene encoding LOW QUALITY PROTEIN: cyclin-I2 (The sequence of the model RefSeq protein was modified relative to this genomic sequence to represent the inferred CDS: inserted 2 bases in 1 codon; deleted 1 base in 1 codon): MQVVQSRCKHSPAEILRTERIILDKLQWDLYTATPLDFLSIFHAMMMSSWPHLPPTLPQRNPSLHVALLTKQLQHCMACHQLVQFKGSTLAFVIITLELERQTPGWFPAITDLLKKAQVNSPDFIHCKELVDQELLCLQPLNAVCIFCPISQAVQGHPKARLPCLHHPFEWKSSYQGKFQXTCFSTFHTTAQTPDETEECCDGFRHLNSEDGEMSTSRMNSGGLCPQLSCPCPPLQSPEKD, from the exons ATGCAAGTGGTGCAGAGCAGATGTAAACACTCTCCAGCCGAGATCTTGAGAACAGAAAGAATTATACTGGATAAGCTTCAGTGGGATCTTTACACAGCAACACCATTGGATTTCTTAAGCATT TTCCATGCCATGATGATGTCCAGCTGGCCCCATCTCCCACCCACACTGCCTCAGAGGAATCCTTCCCTCCATGTTGCACTCTTGaccaagcagctgcagcactgtaTGGCCTGCCACCAACTTGTGCAGTTTAAGGGCTCCACGTTGGCTTTTGTGATCATCACCTTGGAGCTGGAGAGGCAGACTCCTGGTTGGTTTCCTGCTATTACTGATCTGCTAAAAAAAGCACAG GTAAACAGCCCTGATTTCATCCACTGCAAAGAGCTTGTGGATCAAGAGTTATTGTGTTTGCAGCCACTCAAtgctgtttgtattttctgtccCATCAGTCAAGCTGTGCAGGGCCATCCCAAGGCAAGGCTACCCTGC TTACATCACCCTTTTGAATGGAAGAGTTCCTATCAAGGGAAGTTTCA CACCTGTTTCAGCACCTTTCACACTACAGCCCAAACTCCTGATGAAACTGAAGAATGCTGTGATGGATTCAGACATCTGAACAGTGAGGATGGGGAAATGAGTACTAGTAGGATGAACTCAGGAGGCTTGTGTCCTCAACTGAGCTGCCCCTGTCCTCCCTTACAGTCACCTGAGAAGGACTAG